AAAATGACGGCATTCCATCGGTTGCGTCAGTGTCGGCGGGAGCCTTTATGAACAATCCGGCACTGCACCGGGAAGTATTCGGGCCTTTTTCATTGCTCGTCAAATGCCGGGACGCTGCTGAAATGAAAGAGGTGATTTCGCATTTAGAAGGTCAACTGACGTGTACCGTCATCGGTTCAGCGCAGGATTTAGCCCAAGCGGCGGAGCTGGTGGCGGCGGTCAGTCTCCTGTGCGGTCGTCTGATCGTGAACGGTGTGCCGACAGGAGTGGAAGTAGGTGCGGCGATGCAGCACGGAGGCCCTTTTCCGGCCAGTACCGACGGGCGTTTCGGCTCGGTGGGGCCGCATGCCATGAAGCGTTTTGTCCGGCCGTTGGCCTTTCAAAATTTCCCCACCCATTTATTGCCCGATGAACTTAAAGACGGAAATCCGCTGGACATTTGGCGTAGGGTAAACGGGCATTGGGGGAAAGATTAGTACGTAATGGCTTCGCAGAAACCGCGTATACGGATACTGCCTTTAGGATATTTGTTTTTTAATTCCGTAAGGTCAAAGCAAAATTCGTTGGTGTCCAGGCGCTTGCAGGCGTCTTTTGTGGTGAATATCACCCTTCCCTCCAAAGGCCGCTCCGGAAATAGGCCGTTCGTAAAGGAGGGTTGAACATAAAGTGCAAAGGCATGATTAGGATCGCAACCCCCGCCATAGGCAAATTGGAGGGTCAGGGTATTTTTGTTGACGTTTACGTTTTGGATGCTGAACAGGTCCACACTTGTCAGCGTATCAATATTCGTAACCAATCGTACCGGGGAGCAATTGCTCCGGATATTGTCAGAATTGCATCCTATGCATACCGACAATACTGTTGTCAAAAGAAGCAGTGTTGATTTCATGGGATTAGCTATTGTTTCTCAAAAATATATTCTCCCGTTCCGTAAGGATTCAGCACCATTCGCGTGGATGAGACGGACATAAGTTTAATCAATTGTCCGTTCATGGAAGACATACAAACGGCCCTGATCCGAACGTTTTTATCTTCGATTTCGTAGCTGCCGCCCCCACAGCCCAGAAAGCTGTAATCAATGGGCTTGGTGTTTTGATAAAATTCATTGAATGTTTTATCGTTGGAAAAAGAAACAAAAACACCTTTGTCGTTCGGAACCGTGATTTGAGTACAGTCGATACCTCCGGCCGGTTTGCAGTAGGAAATCAGTTTCCATGTTCCAACCAATTCATTGTCAGGGTGTTTGTTGCAGGAAAAACTGCCCGTAAGTAAGAGGAACAGTATCAGTTTTTTCATGGTAAAAACAGTGAAATGCTTTTTTTTTGTTTTATACAAGACGCATTTGACCCTTTGTGGGTTGTAATTGCCTTAATGAAATGGAACAGGGTTTAAATAATTTTTGTCATTCTTACTTATCACAAAGAAGTCAGTCTAACGTTAGACAACGAAAACAAAGCTTAAGCATAACTAATCAACCAATTGTGTATCACATCATGAAAACATCCTTCATTTACGTATGTATGTTCCTCTTTGCTGCCAATGCCATAGCGCAACAACCTCAGAAAAAAGGCCTTGGCGGATTGTTAGAAAAAGCCGGGCAAGTTCTCAACTCGCCGTCAGTTGGCAATTTGACCAATGATGATATTGTGCAAGGGTTAAAAGAAGCCCTGAAAGTCGGAATTTCCAACGGCTCGGCGCAGGCTTCGGCCGTGGACGGCTATTTTAAAAACAATCTTATAAAAATTGCCTTTCCTCCCGATGTACAGCGGGTAGAAACGCGATTGCGTCAGCTCGGACTGGGAAATGAAGTAGACCGTTTTGTATTATCACTCAATCGGGCCGCCGAAGATGCCGCCAAAAAATCGAAACCTGTGTTTGTGAAAGCGATCACGACCATGACCATTCAGGATGCCGCCGGAATCTTACGTGGAGATTCAACCGCCGCTACGCAGTACCTGCGTCGTACCACCAATCAGGAATTGTACAATCAGTTTTTTCCCGTCGTAGACAGTACGCTGAAACTGAACAACGCCACTAAGTACTACGCTGATCTGGTCAATACGTACAACAAATTGCCGTTGGTTCAAAAAGTGAATCCCGACTTAAAACAATATGCTACCCAAAAAGCGATTGACGGTTTGTTTGTATTGGTAGCGCAGGAAGAGCGTAAGATTCGGAAAGACCCCGTGGCGCGGGTAAATGAAGTGCTGCAAAAGGTATTTGGGCAGAAGTAAGTATACCGGTGTCAAAGCGGTGGTTTCTACCGTTTTCAGTAATCTTCTTTTGATACCTGCCGGAGGGCTTCGGCAGGTATTTTTTATGCCTTGTTCTAAATAGTAAATCAGCAGCATCAAAACACGTTGGCTGAAATTGATAGCCTCGGTTCATTTAAAGGATTGATTTGTTTTTTGCCGGGAAAAACAGCCCTCCGCCGAATAAAGGGACTTTTCATTAAAAGCTGTGCCAAAAATGATGCAGATGGTAAAGAGCCTGATTCTCTCTCATTTTCCCTCTTCCTTACTATACCGGTCGAAATTTCTCTAGGTACCTATTCAAATAATTTATCCATCCGTCTGATGGTAGAAAATAACCCTTTGTGCGAATGTTACAATACATCTTGGTTTCTTTTCTCTTTTTGAAGGCTGCCCGAACAGATCAGCTCGAAACGTTAATGGTTTATACAGGTTCGTAGTACCGATGGGATGTGGGTTCATTGCCAATAGACGCCTGTAGGTATGCCCATTTGCTGAGGGTTATTTTTTGTCCAACTATTACCACATCTGCTTTCTTTTCCTGAGAATTTACGACCGCTGAAAGCATGGTTCTATGTAGCTGATGCAGCTTTTCAAGCAGATAAACACCCCAAAAACACTTCATTTGGGGCAAATACCTACAGATATGTACTTGCCGACCGCCGGTAAAGGAAATAGAGTAACTGCGTATTTCAGGAAGATTTACATAATCAGTCTTTCCAAATATTGGTATATAACGTGTGACCCACCTGAGTTTTCGGTGCAAACATACTATTGGCAAAGCTCATTTTCCCGGAGCATTCAATAGTCCTGCTTCCCGTCTTCGAAGTCGGCACCACAATGATAACATGCACCTCTATGATGAAGGCAGTTTCTTACAACAACTGCTTCAGATTGGCAATTTGCTCAATAATGCTGCTTTTGCTACCGTAAGCGGTTTGGAATGTCAATAAAATGCTGTTGTCAATTTTTATGCCGGTGTTATGGATGGTCTTTGCAGTATAAAAAAACAGACCGACTTTGGTGTTAATATACTAAAAATTTATTTCGGTAAAATAAAAACGTATTTTGATCTATAAATCAGACATTTTGTGCTAATAATAAATATATACTGAAAGTGTAAAAACGAAGCGGTATGGTAATTGGAGGTTTTAAATGGTATCAAAAAAAAACAGTCGAATCGCCTGAATAAAATGTAGACAGGTTTTTATAACCTAATTTTTTAAGGTGAGCTCAAACCAAAAAGCGATTATGAAAATAAAAACGGCTCTACTGAACCATGGAGTATCAACCGAAGATATAATTCAGGTTATTGAAGAAAAAACACCCATTGAAATTGTCGATTCAGAAAATGTAGCTGCTCAATTTTCAAGCTTATCGAAGTTTGGAGCTCTGCTGTTTATTTTGTTTTCGTTTCTTTTGTGGTCGCCCGGTGCTTATGCGCAAGTATCAGGGAAGGTCTTTAAGGACTTTAATGGCAACTCGCTGCAAATCAGTGCAAAAGGAGAGCCGGGAGTTGCCGGAGTGACTGTAACCGCCTTCAAGCCGGACGGGACTTTTGTAACTACACTCACAGGCCCCGATGGCAGCTATTCATTTACTGCTTCACAGATACCCAATGCCACAAGGGTAAGGATTGAGTTCAGTAATTACCCGGTTGGACTTTTTGACACAAATCACAGCAATACAGCCGGAAGCAGTCAAACAACTACTCAATTTGTAACTGCGGGTACTACCGTAACGAATGTCAATCTTGGATTGATAGACCCCAAGATCTATACTGAAGTAAATCCCTTAATTGGTGTGCCTTGTTATGTAAGCGGTAATCCCTTGGGAAATGGAACTTCAAGTACCATGGATGCTTTCGTAGATTTTGATTTTAACAGTGCAGGCAATGGAGGGCCCATTGCTGTTCCTTCTACGCCTAATGACCCCGTAAATCATAAAGTGCCGGCCGGTAAGATTGGTTCTGTTTGGGGGGTTGCTTACGATAAGAAGACTAAAAAACTATATACCTCTGCCTTTGTGAAACGCCATACGGGAATAGGGCCATTGGGCGAGGGTGGAATTTATATTTTAGATTACACGACCGGAGCACCTGTAGTGAGTAATTTTGTAGACGTAAATACCATAGGAATAAATACGGGCACTGTTGGGGTTGGCGCTACACCGGCATTGAGAAATAGCAATAGGGGTTTAAATAACACAGCCACGCTTGCCAACACCGGCGGAGACCCACTCGCTTTTGATGCAGTGGGGAAAGTGGGGCTTGGAGACATTGATATTTCTGAGGATGGATCTAAATTATGGGTGGTAAACCTGAACTTAATGACGTTAAACTCCATTGTCATTGATGCCGATAACAATCCAGCTACTCCACCTACAACGGCTGATGTTGCTACTTTTAATATCCCTAATCCATTTACTGCCGGCACGCAAAGACCATTTGCATTAAAAACATACAATGGTAAAGTGTACATAGGTTTGGTGTCCGACGCTACCTTGGAAGCCGCTGTCTATGAGTTTAATGGCAGTACATTTACTTCAGTCCTCGTAAATGGTGTCGCAATTATTCCTCTAAACTACAACAAGGGATTTGCTTCAATTGATTGCAACACCATTAAAGGCTGGTTTAATTGGAGAAATTCAAACCCTCCAATCACCTGTGGGGCTGTATCGTCCGGTGGTAATGTGTTATATGCTTATCCCACGCCTATGCTCTCCGACATAGAATTTGATGTTGACAGTTCTATGATACTTACATTTATGGATAGAATGGGGCATCAAATGGGCACTAACAATACTCAGCTTGATGGTACCGGTCTTGAAAACTATCATGGAGCGGGTGATATTCTGAGAGTGTGTCGTAACAACGGGTCTTATGTCATGCAAGGCTCAAATGGTTGTGCTGTAAAATCTGCCAACAACGAAGGTCCCGGCGGTGGCGAATATTATTTCGGAGATTATTTCAATGAAACTGAATCCTATTTTCCTGCTGGTTTAGCTGGTTCGCGTGGAGTGATTCATTCAGAAACAGTAGTAGGCGGCATGGCAGTTGTTTACGGTTCCGACGAAACTGTCGTTGCTTCTTTTGACCCAAGAGGTATTGCGTGGATATCCGGTGGGGTTAATTTTTTCAATAACACTACCGGCCAAACCCGAACCCGAAACTACATGCTTTATTATGGACAAACAGCCGCTGCCGGTTTTGCCGGAAATGGTTTTTTTGGGAAAGCAAATGGCTTGGGGGATGTTGAAGTTTTAAATAGTTTACCTACAATTGAACTCGGAAATAGAGTCTGGAATGATGCCAACAAAAATGGAATTCAAGACCCTACCGAAGCTGTTTTAGTAGGGGTTACCGTTTCTTTATACGATTCTTTGGGCGTATTGATACCCAATTCTACCTTGGTAACAGATGCCAACGGTCAGTTTATCTTTTCAAGTGCTCCCGGTACAAGTACAGCTAACTTTAAATATGGTTTAAATATCAATCCTAATACCCAATACCAAATTAAAATTGATGCTTTGGGCACAAATGCGTCTGTAACAGGACTCACCTTGGCAGACGTAACGCCGCTTACGCCAGGCGAAACAGCTGCCATAAATTCAGGCTCAACCATTAGCAATAACGATGCTAAATTGCTGGGCGGAAAGCCCACGGTTGTACTCAGAACGGGTATTTTGGGGGAAAACAACCATACATTTGACTTGGGCCTAGCCTGCACACAGCCAATCATCACCGCCGGCAGCTACACCAAAGCAACCTGCCCCACGGCTAACAACGTAGTGCCCAACAACAACGCCTCGCTACAAATCTCAACAAATGGCGATAGGGCGGCTATTTCGGCCACAGGCATACCCACCACTGCCTATGCATCAGCTACGGCTGTGACGGCAGGAAGCGTTACGTTAATTAATCAAAACGGTGCTACAGATTCGTTATTTGTACGGATCTTTAAGGGGCCTAACTGCTACTTAGACACTGTTTTCAAGGTTACACCTGTTATTTGCTGCCCTGCTATCACTTTTGGGACACCGGCCAACTTTACCCAATATTGTTCGGATGCTACTATCGCTACGTTAACGGCCACCACCACGGCGCGTTTGCCTGATAGCCTGGCATTTTATATGAGTCCTGCCAAACTCACCGCGTACAGCGACATCCTTGGGGCGCAACTGTTGGGTAAGGTCAGAATTGCGGGCACGGCTACCTCCAACAACGTATCGCTCTCGAATGTAAAACTTCCTGAGTGGGCAGGGACAGCCAACGATACGCTTTACATCTACGCGGTGTATGTAGATAACTTGGGCGATACGACCTGTAAAGTTTTCGCTGAAAAGCCTATCATCCTCAAACCCGAACCGACGGCTTCGATTGACGGTTTTACTACGGCTTGTAACAGCGTAGCCGTTACGCTCACGAGCGAGGCCGCCACGACCTACCGATGGGGGCGCGTTTTACCATTTGCTAACAACCTGGGAACAGCGCAAACCCTGACCCAAACGCCTCCTGCCAATACCACCACCACCTATTGGCTCATTACGACCAATGCAGGTACGTGTAGCTCAGACACCGCTTACCATACCATTACTACGAGTTCGGGTATTTTGGGTACGGTTTATCGGGATTTTGACTCAGACGGTATCAAAGATATCAACGAAAAATATGGCGTAAAAGGCATTGAAGTAAAAGCCTACGATTGTGACGGCAAGTTGCTCGGCACCACCAAAACAGACGAGTTTGGACGGTATGCTTTTAATTCGATTGCGGCAGCAACCGGCAAGGTGCGTATTGAGTTTTCTAAGGCATCCATGCCTTCGTGGTTGCAGGAATCCTTCGCCGGAACAAACAACGGTACAGATGTGCAGTTTGTAACGGCACCCAATTGTAGCGTGGATTGGGCCGTGAAGGAAGTAGGTGATTATTGTCAGACTACCCCAAAAGTGCTTGTTCCCTGTTTTGAAAACGGTACCGGCATAGGTAGTACCCAACCGGGCTTCGTTTCGTTCGATTACGGTACGAGTAACAAACGGAACGACGGCACCGTTGGTGAAGTTGGCTCAGTGTGGGGAGTGGCCTACCAACGTACCACCCGAAAAGCCTTTACGTCGGCATTCCTGAAGCGGCATGTTGGTTTTGCAGATCAGGGGCCGGGTGGTATTTATGTTTATGACTACGCGAATCCGGCGGTAAATGCCCCTCTGGTGGCAGGTTTCAGCTTACAGGGTGTAACACCCGCCAACGGAGGAGTCGCTATTGACCTCGGTAGCGTAACGCGTGTCACCGGCCCTGCCACCGACCCCAATTATATTTCAACGAGCAGAACAGCCCCTAACTACGATATTGATGCCTTTGCAAAGGTGGGTAAGATGAGTTATGGTGATGCTGATGTGGATGAGACAAATAACCGACTTTGGCTTGTCAATCTCAATCAGCGGGCTATCATTAGCATGAATATCAGCGGTACGACCACTGCGCTGAATGGAGCCTCGACGGCTACACTGTCGCCCTTGACCAATCAGTATTTGCTCGACAACCTGCCGGGCGTACCCAATTGTGGTACTGATGGCGTGTTCCGTCCATGGGCACTGGCATTTCACCGGGGTAAGGGCTATCTGGGCGGTGTCTGCTCATCAGAAACCAGCAAAGACCGATCGAAGCTGGTGTCCTACGTGCTTGAGTTCGACCCCAACAACGTGGGGGCGGGCTTCACCACCGTCATGACGATTCCGATGGACTACCCGCGCGAACAGCTTGAAGGAAGAAATCCGGCTGATATATACCGGGTGAATGCTTCGTGGAGAGCCTGGATTAATGCATATGCCGATATACCGGGGGCGCCGGCCAGTCCGGGGCGCTTGGGCTGGCCCCAGCCCATACTGTCCGACATTGCCTTTGCCGACAACGGTGATATGGTGATGGGCTTTACCGACCGGCTTTCCCATCAGTGGGGTATGGGCAACTACCTACCCGTTGCCGGAAGAACTGCCCTTACAGAAATGGGAGCCGGGGGCGACATTCTCCACGCCTGTTTCGTAAACGGTACATGGGTACTGGAAGGTACCGCAGGGAGTTGTAAGACCAACGACATTCCGAACAATAGCGGCTATCGTTTAGCCAACGATGGCCCGTCAAAAACAGGTGAATTTTACCCGAACGACCAGTACAATGATGGTACTAATTCCCATTTTGAAACGTCTAATGGGGCTTTGGCGATCCTGCCCGGTCAAAACGAAGTGATTACCACCGCTTTTGATATTTCTTCTATTTTCCAGCAGGGTGTCAAATATTTCAATACAACAACCGGTGGAAATGAGACGGGCTCGTTTGCCATAGTTCCTAACTCGAACGGAGTTGCCTCCTTTGGTAAGGGAAATGGCTTAGGCGACCTGGAAATCACCTGTGATGCCGCCCCCATTCAAATCGGTAACTACATTTGGTTGGATGCGGATGCCGATGGTGTACAAGATCCTTGTGAACTACCGGCCGTAGGTGTAAAAGTATATCTTTACAGCAAAAATGGTCTACTCAAAGACTCAACCGTCACCAACGCCACGGGTAATTGGTATTTCAGCAGCCCTACCGACAGCATCAAAACCAACACGGCTTATTTTGTGGTCGTTGGTGGCGCT
Above is a window of Runella slithyformis DSM 19594 DNA encoding:
- a CDS encoding DUF4197 domain-containing protein, encoding MKTSFIYVCMFLFAANAIAQQPQKKGLGGLLEKAGQVLNSPSVGNLTNDDIVQGLKEALKVGISNGSAQASAVDGYFKNNLIKIAFPPDVQRVETRLRQLGLGNEVDRFVLSLNRAAEDAAKKSKPVFVKAITTMTIQDAAGILRGDSTAATQYLRRTTNQELYNQFFPVVDSTLKLNNATKYYADLVNTYNKLPLVQKVNPDLKQYATQKAIDGLFVLVAQEERKIRKDPVARVNEVLQKVFGQK
- a CDS encoding SdrD B-like domain-containing protein, which translates into the protein MKIKTALLNHGVSTEDIIQVIEEKTPIEIVDSENVAAQFSSLSKFGALLFILFSFLLWSPGAYAQVSGKVFKDFNGNSLQISAKGEPGVAGVTVTAFKPDGTFVTTLTGPDGSYSFTASQIPNATRVRIEFSNYPVGLFDTNHSNTAGSSQTTTQFVTAGTTVTNVNLGLIDPKIYTEVNPLIGVPCYVSGNPLGNGTSSTMDAFVDFDFNSAGNGGPIAVPSTPNDPVNHKVPAGKIGSVWGVAYDKKTKKLYTSAFVKRHTGIGPLGEGGIYILDYTTGAPVVSNFVDVNTIGINTGTVGVGATPALRNSNRGLNNTATLANTGGDPLAFDAVGKVGLGDIDISEDGSKLWVVNLNLMTLNSIVIDADNNPATPPTTADVATFNIPNPFTAGTQRPFALKTYNGKVYIGLVSDATLEAAVYEFNGSTFTSVLVNGVAIIPLNYNKGFASIDCNTIKGWFNWRNSNPPITCGAVSSGGNVLYAYPTPMLSDIEFDVDSSMILTFMDRMGHQMGTNNTQLDGTGLENYHGAGDILRVCRNNGSYVMQGSNGCAVKSANNEGPGGGEYYFGDYFNETESYFPAGLAGSRGVIHSETVVGGMAVVYGSDETVVASFDPRGIAWISGGVNFFNNTTGQTRTRNYMLYYGQTAAAGFAGNGFFGKANGLGDVEVLNSLPTIELGNRVWNDANKNGIQDPTEAVLVGVTVSLYDSLGVLIPNSTLVTDANGQFIFSSAPGTSTANFKYGLNINPNTQYQIKIDALGTNASVTGLTLADVTPLTPGETAAINSGSTISNNDAKLLGGKPTVVLRTGILGENNHTFDLGLACTQPIITAGSYTKATCPTANNVVPNNNASLQISTNGDRAAISATGIPTTAYASATAVTAGSVTLINQNGATDSLFVRIFKGPNCYLDTVFKVTPVICCPAITFGTPANFTQYCSDATIATLTATTTARLPDSLAFYMSPAKLTAYSDILGAQLLGKVRIAGTATSNNVSLSNVKLPEWAGTANDTLYIYAVYVDNLGDTTCKVFAEKPIILKPEPTASIDGFTTACNSVAVTLTSEAATTYRWGRVLPFANNLGTAQTLTQTPPANTTTTYWLITTNAGTCSSDTAYHTITTSSGILGTVYRDFDSDGIKDINEKYGVKGIEVKAYDCDGKLLGTTKTDEFGRYAFNSIAAATGKVRIEFSKASMPSWLQESFAGTNNGTDVQFVTAPNCSVDWAVKEVGDYCQTTPKVLVPCFENGTGIGSTQPGFVSFDYGTSNKRNDGTVGEVGSVWGVAYQRTTRKAFTSAFLKRHVGFADQGPGGIYVYDYANPAVNAPLVAGFSLQGVTPANGGVAIDLGSVTRVTGPATDPNYISTSRTAPNYDIDAFAKVGKMSYGDADVDETNNRLWLVNLNQRAIISMNISGTTTALNGASTATLSPLTNQYLLDNLPGVPNCGTDGVFRPWALAFHRGKGYLGGVCSSETSKDRSKLVSYVLEFDPNNVGAGFTTVMTIPMDYPREQLEGRNPADIYRVNASWRAWINAYADIPGAPASPGRLGWPQPILSDIAFADNGDMVMGFTDRLSHQWGMGNYLPVAGRTALTEMGAGGDILHACFVNGTWVLEGTAGSCKTNDIPNNSGYRLANDGPSKTGEFYPNDQYNDGTNSHFETSNGALAILPGQNEVITTAFDISSIFQQGVKYFNTTTGGNETGSFAIVPNSNGVASFGKGNGLGDLEITCDAAPIQIGNYIWLDADADGVQDPCELPAVGVKVYLYSKNGLLKDSTVTNATGNWYFSSPTDSIKTNTAYFVVVGGASQFNKTTGEITVGGKKYQLTSANTGVGTNADQNDSDALTKGIANVPANLQGFPVICDTTGGPGYVNHTLDIGLAPPSGSLGDYVWKDTNNNGRQEVGEAGVKGVIIELYKNGTFFAKDTTDALGKYNFVNLDSASYYIKVLPSSFPAGCLISQNPNAAGVPDSLDSDIIAATLQSQTVIIDPTPIVGISLKDNPTLDVALFSPNGSLGDYVWKDTNNNGIQDEVGTGVKGVILELYKNGIATGIRDTTDVDGKYLFAISDSASYQVKIVSGLPAGCALSTKPNAAGSTDANDSDFNPTTGLSDAVTVNPANPAKKDVLTVDAALYSPKGSLGDFVWKDTNNNGIQDETTPNAGGVAGVQIELYKVGTTSAVAKDTTDATGHYLFSNLDAGQYYIKVLAASIPVGCTISTMKDVSTGGGTEANDSDVDPATGQSGNYTIDLLDPLKKDIVTVDAALLALCPKPTVTINSAPTCSQDKQTYSVTFSVTGKNGILKANGVPLIGNSPYVIPLPIGTNLTITDSLSALCRHDTTILAPSCGCPVSAPVAVVPSVVACQGEPIPMLSVSVPSGVTANWYASQTSTSALVTNSLTYTPAKAGRYWVEAVVNGPQGCVSTTRTPITLSVRSTSCVPMTLKKVKR